One Rhododendron vialii isolate Sample 1 chromosome 2a, ASM3025357v1 genomic region harbors:
- the LOC131316168 gene encoding uncharacterized protein LOC131316168: protein MSEEKNKASADTKDELSRVETLNNFSLDICHIKLDGTNHLIWSRTFTLAIEAKGMSEFIEGPVTPPVEAVELKKFKYRKSLIMTWLFNSMRADIRHTFLLLDTPHQIWTTAAQTYSQQGNDAQYFELRKRLRTLEQNHRSVAVYFADLSGAWGEFDYYQGFQAICAVDAVNWLKRMEKERVYDFLASLDLELDPIRVQVLGRVPFPSLGEAYFIVQQEESRRGAMLHPPISDRSALVATP, encoded by the coding sequence ATGTCAGAGGAGAAAAACAAGGCTTCCGCTGATACAAAagatgagttgagtcgtgtagagactttaaataatttttctctgGATATTTGCCATATTAAGTTGGATGGTACCAACCATTTgatttggtctcgtacttttactttggctattgaggccaaagggATGTCAGAGTTCATTGAGGGCCCTGTTACACCACCTGTTGAGGCGGTCGAACTCAAGAAGTTTAAATATCGGAAATCGTTAATCATGACCTGGTTGTTTAACTCTATGAGAGCTGATATTCGCCATACTTTCCTACTGCTTGATACTCCAcatcagatttggactactgCAGCCCAGACCTATTCTCAGCAAGGTAATGATGCACAGTATTTTGAGTTGAGAAAGAGGCTCCGTACATTGGAGCAAAATCATCGTTCTGTTGCTGTGTATTTTGCTGACTTGAGTGGAGCTTGgggggaatttgattattatcagggctTTCAGGCTATTTGTGCTGTGGATGCTGTCAATTGGCTAAAAAGGATGGAGAAAGAGCGTGTTTATGATTTTCTTGCTAGTCTTGATTTGGAGCTTGATCCgattagagtgcaggtgttgggtcgtgttccgtttccatCATTGGGAGAGGCCTATTTTATTgttcaacaggaggagagtAGGAGGGGTGCTATGTTGCACCCTCCTATTTCTGATCGTTCTGCCCTGGTTGCTACTCCTTAG